The Leptospira andrefontaineae genome has a segment encoding these proteins:
- a CDS encoding Ig-like domain-containing protein: MKKNQTSINFYLSSAFILFLFLQCDNLNTNASKFLPYLSTGESPNVLASSPITNTSGVSPTASVQIIFDRTMKIYTCQEAFSITPTIAGYFSLSPFSLEFTPSQNLTNGSYTVKITKNCEDEKGHDLKNVFNLVFGVGSTPGGGTTSPSVSSIQVQHGTLSACNAGTGTNIDIISNDVTDGCLGTVAARNPVVITFSEAMNTSVTQLAVSTSFTGDYDWSGGGTILTITPDVPLTYGTRYNVNISTNAVSALGYTMSTALTSSFVVGGLTGSPTVQAVGVESQGCSASFPGVGSAAGGDWTLGSCFWDSSLAVLSASSYKFRGGDDGSGASATTAACSDVTTDNFKIIFSNYMNPTTTASAVRLQRLSPPLTTVKMASYAWSDCQAAYPYGCRVLITSFSELEASCNGALAFGNSSTGGDFNLSRTDNAPANFPFYQLFVDTTAIDVNGVNLKNQFQFVMEGK, from the coding sequence ATGAAAAAAAATCAAACTTCAATCAATTTTTATCTTAGCAGTGCTTTCATACTTTTCTTATTTTTGCAATGTGATAACCTAAATACAAATGCTTCGAAATTCTTACCATACTTGAGTACAGGAGAAAGTCCAAACGTTCTAGCTAGTTCTCCAATTACAAACACATCCGGAGTTTCTCCGACTGCTTCCGTTCAGATTATTTTTGATCGAACGATGAAGATATACACTTGCCAAGAAGCTTTTTCGATTACGCCTACTATTGCAGGATACTTTAGTTTATCCCCATTTAGCTTGGAGTTCACTCCTTCCCAAAACTTGACGAACGGCTCTTATACCGTGAAGATAACAAAAAATTGCGAAGATGAGAAAGGACATGATCTAAAAAACGTATTTAATCTTGTTTTTGGAGTAGGAAGCACCCCAGGTGGAGGAACAACAAGTCCAAGTGTTTCTTCCATTCAAGTTCAGCATGGAACTTTGTCTGCCTGCAATGCTGGAACTGGAACAAATATCGATATTATTTCAAACGATGTTACCGATGGTTGCCTCGGAACAGTTGCAGCTAGGAACCCCGTAGTTATAACTTTTTCGGAAGCGATGAACACTTCTGTAACCCAATTAGCAGTAAGTACTTCCTTTACTGGGGACTATGATTGGTCGGGTGGCGGAACGATTCTGACAATTACCCCTGATGTGCCTTTAACATACGGTACTAGATACAATGTGAATATTTCTACAAACGCAGTAAGTGCCTTAGGTTATACAATGAGCACTGCTTTGACATCGAGTTTCGTTGTCGGAGGTCTTACCGGGTCGCCTACTGTGCAGGCAGTTGGAGTCGAAAGCCAGGGTTGTTCTGCTTCCTTTCCGGGTGTTGGATCCGCTGCTGGAGGAGACTGGACACTTGGTTCTTGCTTTTGGGATAGTTCACTTGCCGTTTTATCTGCGAGTTCATATAAGTTCAGAGGTGGGGATGACGGAAGCGGGGCTTCTGCCACTACTGCTGCATGTTCTGACGTAACTACTGATAACTTCAAAATTATCTTTAGTAACTATATGAATCCGACAACAACTGCGAGTGCTGTAAGACTTCAAAGGTTATCTCCACCGTTGACAACCGTCAAGATGGCTAGCTATGCTTGGTCTGATTGTCAAGCGGCATATCCTTACGGGTGCAGAGTGTTAATAACCTCTTTTTCTGAATTAGAAGCCTCTTGCAATGGCGCTTTAGCTTTTGGTAATTCATCTACGGGTGGTGATTTTAATTTGTCAAGGACGGACAATGCACCAGCGAATTTCCCATTCTATCAATTATTCGTGGATACAACTGCTATAGATGTGAATGGAGTGAATTTGAAGAACCAATTTCAATTCGTCATGGAGGGAAAATGA
- a CDS encoding TolC family protein, with translation MKNKKFLNTTILTLAFFITAIPLWARSDSVFEIDLNRAILLGLERNITLQSIERQNEIYSRVIREKIREYFPKFGISYFGLRNLNQSQSDSLYNDVRLTVQQLLYDGGENNKNIEIAKLSSTLNKEEFRIQLGKAKVEIVRKYLSSIAAYGKFVAARRLYLSFESQKKAIESELRNGLRSKLELTEIESKLAQAHLEVTKSESSYNRSLRELKLQLQLDGDEEVAIRENIFFDYVFSDPMPLLQKDDGNFEDNRPDLKKTRIIVERLKKEKEIAEDYWKPKFLVGGYVGKNSNDTQPVRHENYGMNFSVVLPLGSSTFQTQSNYGVQTDGTGIQRIPGYGPQFVGQGENTFNSANFQFMDNLAQSRKILEGEIKYVDAVAAQKLARLQASHEITDSKERIIENYREITAINRKVELHLENYRASKVKLSEGLVKRGEVLKIQYELSLAQGELAEGYAKYIQSCYEYFNASGREWQELPFYKVNQGRGNSIITKLLYENPKNADLFPTPNGKE, from the coding sequence ATGAAAAATAAAAAATTTCTAAATACGACAATCCTAACATTAGCTTTCTTCATTACCGCAATTCCTCTTTGGGCCAGAAGCGATAGTGTTTTTGAAATAGATCTAAATAGAGCGATTTTGCTGGGATTAGAGAGAAATATAACTCTTCAAAGCATCGAAAGACAAAATGAAATATATTCGCGTGTAATTCGCGAGAAAATTCGAGAATATTTTCCGAAGTTTGGAATTTCTTATTTCGGTCTTCGAAACCTAAATCAAAGCCAATCTGATTCTTTGTATAACGATGTGCGTCTTACTGTTCAGCAGTTATTGTATGATGGCGGAGAAAATAACAAGAATATTGAAATAGCAAAACTTTCCAGTACTCTAAATAAGGAAGAATTTCGAATTCAACTGGGAAAAGCAAAAGTTGAAATCGTTCGAAAATATCTAAGTTCAATAGCTGCTTACGGCAAATTTGTTGCGGCTAGAAGACTTTACTTAAGTTTTGAATCACAAAAAAAGGCCATTGAATCAGAATTACGTAACGGACTTCGTTCAAAATTAGAATTAACTGAGATAGAATCGAAACTTGCACAGGCACACCTTGAAGTAACTAAGAGCGAGAGTTCGTATAATAGATCATTAAGAGAATTAAAATTACAACTTCAACTAGATGGTGATGAGGAAGTCGCCATTAGAGAAAACATTTTCTTTGATTATGTATTCTCAGATCCTATGCCTTTATTGCAAAAGGATGATGGAAATTTTGAAGATAACCGTCCAGACCTTAAAAAAACTCGGATAATAGTAGAACGTTTAAAGAAAGAGAAAGAAATCGCTGAAGATTATTGGAAGCCAAAGTTCCTAGTTGGGGGGTATGTAGGTAAGAATTCAAACGATACCCAACCAGTTCGCCATGAAAATTACGGGATGAATTTTTCTGTGGTTCTTCCTTTGGGATCTTCTACATTCCAAACACAATCTAACTACGGTGTTCAAACAGATGGGACCGGTATTCAAAGGATACCTGGATATGGTCCACAATTTGTTGGTCAAGGAGAGAACACCTTTAATAGCGCAAACTTTCAATTCATGGATAACCTCGCTCAAAGCAGAAAAATCTTAGAAGGCGAAATCAAATATGTGGACGCGGTGGCTGCTCAAAAATTAGCCAGACTTCAAGCAAGCCATGAAATCACAGATTCAAAAGAACGTATTATCGAGAATTATCGGGAAATCACAGCGATAAATAGAAAAGTAGAACTTCACTTAGAGAATTATAGAGCATCAAAAGTTAAATTGTCGGAAGGTTTGGTAAAAAGGGGAGAGGTTCTGAAAATTCAATATGAACTTTCTTTAGCCCAAGGAGAGTTAGCAGAAGGTTATGCGAAATATATTCAATCCTGTTACGAGTATTTTAATGCGAGCGGCCGAGAATGGCAAGAGCTACCTTTTTACAAAGTTAATCAAGGAAGGGGGAATTCCATAATAACAAAATTATTATATGAAAACCCGAAGAACGCAGATCTATTTCCGACTCCTAATGGGAAAGAGTAA